One segment of Urocitellus parryii isolate mUroPar1 chromosome 5, mUroPar1.hap1, whole genome shotgun sequence DNA contains the following:
- the LOC113177463 gene encoding olfactory receptor 6C6-like has translation MISREEMKNQSLEIEFILLGMTDDPVLQIVIFLFLFFNYILSLMGNLIIIILTLLDPRLKTPMYFFLRNFSFLEISFTTVCIPRFLISILTGDKTISYSGCATQLFFFFLLGATEFYLLAAMSYDRYVAICKPLHYSVIMNSRVCYLLVLSSWAAGFLIIFPPLLLVLKLDFCASKMIDHFLCDASPVLQISCTDTRFIELMAFVLAVLTLVITLLLVILSYTFIIKTILKFPSGQQRMKAFSTCSSHMIVVSITYGSCIFMYMKPSAKERVTLTKGVAVLNTSVAPLLNPFIYTLRNQQVKEALKYMLQKFCSFENNKTEFRHK, from the exons ATGATATCAAGGGAAG aaatgaagaatcaatCACTTGAGATAGAATTCATTTTGCTTGGAATGACAGATGACCCTGTGCTGCAGATTGTGattttcttgtttctatttttcaattatatcttGAGCCTGATGGGGAACttaatcatcatcatcctcaCCCTGTTGGATCCCCGCCTCAAGACTCCAATGTATTTCTTCCTCCGaaatttttccttcttggaaATTTCCTTCACAACCGTCTGCATTCCACGGTTCCTGATAAGCATTCTCACTGGAGACAAAACAATTTCCTACAGTGGTTGTGCAActcagttattcttttttttcctattagggGCTACAGAGTTTtacctcctggctgccatgtcctatgaccgctatgtCGCCATCTGCAAACCTCTGCATTACTCAGTCATTATGAACAGCAGAGTGTGCTACCTACTGGTGCTCAGCTCCTGGGCAGCTGGATTCTTAATCATCTTCCCCCCTTTGCTCTTGGTACTTAAACTGGACTTTTGTGCTTCCAAGATGATTGATCATTTCCTGTGTGATGCTTCCCCTGTCCTGCAGATCTCTTGCACAGATACACGTTTCATAGAATTGATGGCTTTTGTCTTAGCTGTGTTGACACTTGTCATCACATTGTTATTAGTGATCCTCTCCTACACATTCATCATCAAAACCATTCTCAAATTTCCCTCTGGTCAACAACGAATGAAGGCTTTTTCCACCTGCTCCTCACACATGATAGTTGTCTCTATCACTTATGGAAGttgtatattcatgtatatgaaGCCATCAGCAAAAGAAAGGGTGACTTTAACTAAAGGTGTAGCTGTGCTCAATACCTCTGTTGCCCCTTTACTTAACCCTTTCATTTACACCCTGAGGAACCAGCAGGTGAAAGAAGCTCTCAAGTATATGCTTCAaaagttttgttcttttgaaaacAACAAGACAGAGTTTAGACATAAGTAA
- the LOC113177465 gene encoding olfactory receptor 6C6-like: MKNQSMEMDFILLGLTDDPQLQIVIFLFLFLNYSLSLTGNLIIILLTLLDSRLKTPMYFFLRNFSFLEVIFTTVCIPRFLITIVNGDKTISYNNCAAQLFFILLLGVTEFYLLTAMSYDRYVAICKPLHYPVIMNSRVCYLLVLSSWATGFLIIFPPLVMGLKLDFCASRIIDHFMCETSPILQISCTDTHVLEMMSLVLAVLTLAITLVLVILSYACIVRTILKFPSAQQRTKAFSTCTSHMIVVSMTYGSCIFMYIKPSAKERVTVSKGVALLYTSIAPLLNPFIYTLRNQQVKEVFWDVLHKILCFSKNKN, from the coding sequence atgaagaaccaATCAATGGAAATGGACTTCATTCTATTAGGACTGACAGATGATCCACAATTGCaaattgtgatttttctgtttttatttcttaactaCTCATTGAGCCTAACAGGGAACTTAATCATTATCCTTCTCACTCTACTGGATTCCCGCCTCAAGACTCCCATGTATTTCTTTCTCCgtaatttctcctttttggaAGTCATATTCACAACAGTGTGTATTCCCAGATTCTTGATAACCATTGTGAATGGAGACAAAACCATTTCTTACAATAACTGTGCAGCGCaattattttttatccttttactaGGAGTTACAGAGTTTTATCTCTTGACTGCCAtgtcctatgaccgctatgtCGCCATCTGCAAACCTCTCCATTACCCAGTCATTATGAACAGCAGAGTGTGCTACCTACTGGTGCTCAGCTCCTGGGCAACCGGATTCTTAATCATCTTTCCCCCTTTGGTCATGGGACTCAAGCTGGATTTCTGTGCTTCCAGAATCATTGATCACTTTATGTGTGAAACATCTCCTATCCTACAGATCTCTTGCACAGACACACATGTCCTTGAAATGATGTCTTTAGTCTTAGCTGTGCTGACACTTGCGATCACGTTGGTATTAGTGATTCTCTCTTATGCTTGCATCGTTAGAACCATTCTGAAATtcccttctgcacagcaaaggaccAAAGCTTTCTCCACCTGTACTTCCCACATGATTGTGGTCTCCATGACATATGGTAGCTGTATCTTTATGTATATAAAGCCATCGGCAAAAGAAAGAGTGACTGTATCTAAAGGTGTAGCTTTGCTGTATACCTCAATTGCCCCTTTACTAAATCCCTTTATCTATACTCTAAGGAATCAGCAGGTGAAAGAAGTCTTCTGGGATGTATTACACaagattttatgtttttcaaagaataaaaattaa